GGCCTGGTGGCAGCAGTGGTGTCATCAGGCCAAGCAAAACTTGCAACTGAGGAACCgacgggggtggggggtgtgaaGCCCCCCCAGTCCTTGCTGAGAGGGACCTGACTCTGAGGCAGCTGCTGGATATGCTTGGCATCCCCAGCTGTCTCTCTGGGCTGGGTCCTATGCTGGACACCAGGGTGTGGCAGAGAACAGGACGAGCAAGCAGAGCTCCTGAGAGGAGGGTGAGCCGTGGGCCGGTCAGGGGAAGAGGACCGGCGGCCCTGCTGGGGAGGACTGAGGGTGGGGCTGGCCTGGGCAGGGTGGGCACCCTCAGCGGTGTCCCTGAGGCTAGTGGGGCAGTCACAGGGAGGCCACTCCagaccctcctccctcctctcccaagGGGGAGCCTCAGGCTCTGGCTCTGCGGGTGTCTGGCAGCCCCATGCTGTTGATACGGGCAAGCAGCAGGCTGGCACGGATCTTTACAAAGATaatctttattcataatcacaGGCCACAGGGGTGAGACCTGAGGTTTGGGTTCTGCGGTGAAGGAGAACCCCTGTCCCCGTCCCCTGCCCTGGGCCTCTGCTGGCTGAGGAGGGACAAGGTGAGGGGGCCCCCATGGTGCTCAGACAACCAGAGCCTCCCTGGCAGGGCAGGAGTGTGGGTGCCACAGAGACAAGCCCCTTGCAGAGCTGACCTGGAGCCCACCATCCCTATAGCCTGTGTGAGCATGAAGCGAGGACCCCCGGGTGGGCTGTGCCCTGGGCTTGTCACTGATGCCAGTGGAGGCTGGCACCTGCCCCTCTCGGCACCTGAGACAGTGAGGGAAGGTAGCTGCTGCCGTGAAGAACAAAGATGCTCTGAGCACACACTTGCTGGGGCTGAGCTGAGGGGCACACGGAGGCAGGCCCTGCCCGTGGTCTGGTCAGCTGTCCCTGCCGCCGCTACTTTTCTGGTCTGGGGCTGTAGCCTTGGTCAGGTTCCCAGCTTCCCTCTTGAGAACGCTGAGCAAAGTCTGGGAGCTCTCCAGGATCTGGGGCCAGAGAAGTGAGAAGGTTGTTAATGTTCACCTGTTGGTAAGGTCCTAAGCCCCAGCTGTCCTCACACTCAGGTGCTGGGACCTGGCTGGGGGTGCTGTAGCCAAGGGATCCTGTGTGGGGGAAGGCGGAAGCCCAAGGGGACTGGCAGATGGGGTGGCAGGGCCCTCTTCCCTCCGGAATCTGACCCAAAACACTTCCTCTCCACCCTCAAAGCCAGGCTGGGTTAGCACTGGCCCGTGCTGGGTGCTCTGCCCAAGACCTGGCTCTTCACACTGAGCAGAAAGAACCACATGGCTAGCGAGAACCGGATAAAGACCAGGACCCAGGATGCCCCAGGCCCCACAGTCACTCCCACAGCAGCCTGGGTTCCTCAATGGGCCTGGCCACGCTGCCCCTGCCCGAAATGCCAGCGAGGCACACAGACTGTCCACAGCCGGGAGCCCCAGACGGTCCTGACGCCCTGCCGTGGCAACACCCCTGCCGTGCCTATCCCCTGATGCTCGGCCTGGCCTCCCGAGCTCCACCTTGAGGTAGGCGGCCTCCGTCTCCGCGATGGTCCGGTCGAACTCGTTGCGAGAGGCAATCTTGCGTGCCAGGTTCTCGTTGACGCGGGCCAGCTTCTCTGTCAGCTGCCTCACCTCATTCTGCAGCCGCTGCttctcgtcctcctcctcctgtatCTGCCGGCACAGCTCCTCCCGCTTCTGGCACAGCTCCTCTATGCCTGGGGGCCGGGAGGGGCGGCGCTGTGGGCCCAGGGCAGGAGCGCGGCGGCGGAGGGCGGGCCTCCTTCCACCCGAGGAAGCCAGAGTCAGGCACCACCCACGAGCGCCCGGCGCGGGGCCTGCGAGCCAGCGAGGGCTCGGGCCACGGACACCCAGCCTCCGGCACGGAGGGCTCTGCTCAGCCGCGCGATGCCCGCAGCGAGGCGGGTCCAGGGGCACCCCGCTGCGAGCCGGGAACCCGGCCCTGCGGCCCTCCCGACCTCCCCGTCCCGGCTGCGCCGCTCACACTTGACCAGCTCGTTGTTGTAGTTTTGCAGCGCCGCGCCCTGCTGGGTCATGGTCAACGCCGCCCGGGGCCCCGCCACCCCAACCGCCGCGGAAGCAGCGCTGTCCGCGCCTGCGCACGACTCCTCCACGGCGCGCCGAACTAGCGCGTCATCGCTGAGCGCCTTGTGCGCGTCATGGCTGCGCGTGCAGACGTGCGTCATCGCCGCGCGCCGCGCCGAGCGAATCTCGGAGTCGGTGGGTGCAGATGGCGGCGGCAGTTGTGGTGGCGGAGGGGGACAGCGACTCCCGGCCCGGACAGGAGTTGTTAGTGGCCTGGAACACCGTGAGCACCGGCCTGGTGCCGCCGGCTGCGCTGGGGCTGGTGAGGCCTGGGAAGAGAGGGGCGGCCCCGCGCGGAGTTTCCGGGACCGTAGGCGCTTTGGGGCGGCTACCCTCGGGTTCATACGGCTCTGTCCATCATCCGCCTCTGTCCTGTCCTGCCATTTCCCACCACCTTTCCGTTTCGTTTCGTTCAGCTCCGCTGACAGCCCTTCCATAGCTTCGGCCCAACGTCCGGGCAGCACGGACAGGGGGCAGCGGAGTTTTTGCAGCCTCCCCTTCAGCTTTTTCCCTTCCCCGCTTCTCCCCACCTCTATGTTGTGTTCCCCTCGCCTCACGGCTTTCTGCGCTCCAGGTGTCTTCCCGGACCAGCGGTGCAGTCCCGCCAAAGGAAGAGGAGCTCCGGGCGGCGGTGGAGGTTCTGAGGGGCCACGGGCTACACTCGGTCCTGGAGGAGTGGTTCGTGGAGGTGCTGCAGAACGATCTGCAGGCCAACATCTCCCCTGAGTTCTGGAA
This portion of the Pan troglodytes isolate AG18354 chromosome 11, NHGRI_mPanTro3-v2.0_pri, whole genome shotgun sequence genome encodes:
- the SSNA1 gene encoding microtubule nucleation factor SSNA1, yielding MTQQGAALQNYNNELVKCIEELCQKREELCRQIQEEEDEKQRLQNEVRQLTEKLARVNENLARKIASRNEFDRTIAETEAAYLKILESSQTLLSVLKREAGNLTKATAPDQKSSGGRDS